A single window of Chloroflexota bacterium DNA harbors:
- a CDS encoding phage portal protein yields the protein MSILRDLTGKLFGSTLSDALTSRDAERMARYRANLDFYNGELYQQHPRTTRQRADEVREVFNYAQRLVEVTASKLVRGMEFRVLPWAEMPEALASAERARDALYDVYETEQLDIADYETAVDAAVLGDGCYTVRWDPRRQRVRVLPVCVEGLWAWWRGDNFRDLYRVVQRYHLAGEEAEYWFGLRAQSAEVEIIEDWTAETTTLYADGAQVSRQPNPYGFLPYTIWPNLKRPKEFWGRADVEIIRPVCQQLNERLSTLMWLMRVSGNPVVLLEGVDSSRGIRVGPGEVWHIPPGARAQVLDLLGPVGEYHLRSIELLLGVLHDLSAVPRAALGQSKAEAWRAMRLELDPLVDMVEVKRLIWGAMVRQRNWMILSVLERMTGAEYGSKRTQVSFGPVLPEDEGEVAAREVALVGAGIHSRRTAALLTGIKDPEAELNRVREET from the coding sequence ATGTCTATCCTGCGTGATCTCACTGGCAAATTGTTCGGCTCCACCCTCTCCGACGCCCTCACCTCGCGCGACGCCGAGCGCATGGCCCGCTACCGCGCCAACCTGGACTTCTACAACGGCGAACTCTACCAGCAGCATCCCCGCACCACGCGCCAGCGCGCCGACGAGGTGCGCGAAGTCTTCAACTACGCCCAACGCCTGGTGGAAGTAACCGCCTCCAAACTGGTGCGCGGGATGGAGTTCCGTGTCCTGCCCTGGGCGGAGATGCCCGAAGCCCTCGCCAGCGCCGAGCGAGCCCGCGATGCCCTCTACGATGTCTACGAGACCGAACAATTGGACATCGCCGATTATGAGACTGCGGTGGATGCCGCCGTCCTGGGCGATGGCTGCTACACCGTCCGCTGGGATCCCCGCCGCCAGCGGGTGCGCGTGTTGCCGGTCTGCGTGGAGGGCCTCTGGGCCTGGTGGCGCGGCGACAACTTCCGCGACCTGTACCGCGTGGTCCAGCGTTACCACCTGGCCGGCGAGGAAGCGGAATACTGGTTCGGGTTGCGCGCCCAGAGCGCCGAGGTCGAGATCATCGAAGACTGGACCGCCGAGACCACCACCCTCTACGCCGACGGCGCGCAGGTCTCCCGCCAACCCAATCCATACGGCTTCCTGCCCTACACCATCTGGCCCAATCTCAAGCGCCCCAAGGAGTTCTGGGGCCGCGCCGATGTGGAGATCATCCGCCCGGTCTGCCAGCAACTCAACGAGCGCCTGAGCACCCTGATGTGGCTGATGCGCGTCTCGGGGAACCCGGTGGTGCTATTGGAGGGCGTGGACTCCTCGCGGGGCATCCGCGTGGGGCCGGGGGAAGTGTGGCACATCCCGCCGGGGGCGCGGGCCCAGGTGCTGGATCTATTGGGCCCAGTGGGCGAATACCACCTGCGCTCCATCGAACTCCTGCTCGGCGTCCTCCACGACCTGAGCGCCGTCCCCCGCGCTGCCCTGGGACAATCGAAAGCCGAAGCCTGGCGTGCTATGCGCCTGGAACTCGACCCCCTGGTGGATATGGTGGAAGTCAAGCGCCTGATCTGGGGGGCGATGGTACGCCAGCGCAACTGGATGATCCTCTCGGTGCTGGAGCGCATGACCGGCGCCGAGTATGGCAGCAAGCGCACCCAAGTGAGTTTCGGCCCGGTCTTGCCGGAGGACGAGGGCGAAGTGGCCGCGCGAGAGGTGGCCCTGGTGGGCGCGGGCATCCACAGCCGCCGCACCGCCGCCCTCCTCACCGGCATCAAAGACCCAGAGGCCGAGCTGAACCGTGTGCGCGAGGAAACGTAG
- a CDS encoding antibiotic biosynthesis monooxygenase has protein sequence MLIVHVHVHVKAEYVEAFRQATVENARHSVEEPGIARFDVIQQEDDPTRFVLVEVYRTAEDPAKHKETAHYQKWRDTVAEMMAEPRTSVKYTNVFPADEGWG, from the coding sequence ATGCTCATCGTCCACGTGCACGTACACGTCAAAGCGGAGTACGTCGAAGCCTTCCGCCAGGCCACCGTGGAGAACGCCCGTCACAGCGTGGAGGAGCCTGGCATCGCCCGCTTCGACGTGATCCAGCAAGAGGATGACCCGACCCGCTTCGTGCTGGTGGAGGTCTATCGCACGGCGGAGGACCCCGCCAAGCACAAGGAAACCGCCCACTACCAGAAATGGCGCGACACGGTGGCGGAGATGATGGCCGAGCCGCGCACCAGCGTCAAGTACACCAACGTCTTCCCCGCGGATGAGGGGTGGGGCTGA
- a CDS encoding iron-containing alcohol dehydrogenase, whose product MHFEFATATRIIFGAGTLREVGPIAAGMGRRALVVTGRRTERAAPLLALLAEAGFDIRRETNKGLKPLVVFPVAGEPTTEIVRQGTQYAREAGCDLVIGFGGGSVLDTGKAIAALLTNGGDPLDYLEVIGRGQPLTQPSAPYIAIPTTAGTGSEVTRNAVLASPEHRVKVSLRSPLMLPRLALVDPELTYSLPPDVTASTGLDALTQLIEPFVSNRANPMTDAVCRDGMRRAARSLRRAYEHGDDTAAREDMALASLFGGLALANAGLGAAHGFAGPIGGMFPAPHGAVCARLLPHVMAVNVRALRERLPEGEALRRYDEVARILTGNAKATASDGVAWVQELCGALKVPPLSSYGVTSADLPDLIEKGRVASSMRGNPIQLTTEEMREILERAL is encoded by the coding sequence ATGCATTTCGAGTTCGCCACGGCCACGCGCATTATCTTCGGGGCGGGCACCCTGCGCGAGGTGGGGCCCATCGCGGCGGGGATGGGGCGCCGGGCTCTGGTGGTGACCGGCCGCAGGACAGAGCGCGCCGCACCGCTCCTCGCTCTCCTAGCCGAGGCTGGATTTGACATAAGGCGGGAGACCAACAAGGGGCTTAAGCCCCTTGTTGTCTTCCCCGTGGCCGGCGAGCCGACCACAGAGATCGTTCGCCAGGGCACCCAATACGCGCGGGAAGCAGGCTGCGACCTGGTCATCGGCTTCGGCGGCGGGAGCGTGCTCGATACCGGCAAAGCCATCGCCGCCTTACTAACCAATGGCGGCGACCCCCTCGACTACCTGGAGGTGATCGGACGGGGACAACCCCTCACCCAACCCTCCGCGCCCTACATCGCCATCCCCACCACCGCCGGCACCGGCTCCGAGGTCACTCGCAACGCGGTGTTAGCCTCGCCCGAGCACCGGGTCAAAGTTAGTCTGCGCAGTCCGCTGATGTTGCCCCGCCTGGCCCTGGTGGATCCCGAACTCACCTACAGCCTGCCCCCGGATGTCACGGCCAGCACCGGCCTCGATGCCCTCACCCAACTGATCGAGCCGTTTGTCTCGAACCGCGCCAACCCGATGACCGATGCCGTGTGCCGGGATGGGATGCGCCGCGCGGCGCGCTCGCTTCGCCGGGCCTACGAGCACGGCGACGACACCGCAGCCCGCGAGGATATGGCGCTGGCCAGTCTATTCGGCGGGTTGGCGCTGGCGAACGCTGGTCTGGGGGCGGCACACGGCTTCGCCGGGCCCATCGGGGGGATGTTCCCCGCACCCCACGGCGCGGTGTGCGCGCGCCTCTTGCCCCACGTGATGGCGGTCAACGTGCGCGCACTGCGGGAGCGGCTCCCGGAGGGCGAAGCGCTGCGCCGCTACGACGAGGTGGCCCGCATCCTCACCGGCAACGCCAAAGCCACTGCCAGCGACGGCGTGGCCTGGGTGCAGGAACTGTGCGGGGCGCTCAAGGTGCCGCCGCTGTCCTCCTATGGGGTGACGTCCGCCGACCTGCCCGATCTGATCGAGAAAGGACGCGTGGCCAGCAGTATGCGCGGCAACCCGATCCAACTGACTACCGAGGAGATGCGGGAGATTTTGGAGCGGGCGCTGTAG
- a CDS encoding four helix bundle protein — translation MRIFELTKGFPREETYSLTDQIRRSSRSACSNIAEAWRKCCYGAEKCGYGKPPLQMMPPTPRRGGSPYLPSAVVST, via the coding sequence CTGCGTATCTTCGAATTGACAAAGGGGTTTCCCAGAGAAGAGACGTATTCATTGACCGACCAGATTCGCCGCTCGTCGCGTTCGGCTTGTTCCAACATCGCCGAGGCGTGGCGGAAATGTTGCTATGGAGCAGAAAAGTGCGGCTATGGAAAGCCGCCGCTACAGATGATGCCTCCGACGCCCCGTAGGGGCGGGTCTCCATACCTGCCCTCGGCGGTGGTTAGCACATAG
- a CDS encoding phage major capsid protein: MPLSKTEAAKLTQDLLLRGVIEAIVKESAVFDYLPFMAITGSALKYNREATLGDAEFHAPNAEWGESAPTFEQVTATLAILGDNADIDAFLQATYASHNDLTAAVIAAKAKAVAHKFMETFYYGDTAEDENAFDGLAKLVDAGQEVSMGTNGAKLTLAKFDEALDLVAPGRPDLICMSKRTLRELKTLRRAAGVSEEAHVNAFGRRIETYDGIPIAADDFILNTETQGTSSDCTSIWFIQFGMMRGVIGLENGGIVHEDVGPMETKDARRHRIKWYCGLALFRKAALARLKGIRPLS; this comes from the coding sequence ATGCCACTCAGCAAAACTGAAGCAGCCAAATTGACCCAGGACCTGCTCCTGCGCGGCGTGATCGAGGCCATCGTGAAGGAATCCGCCGTCTTCGACTACCTGCCCTTCATGGCCATCACCGGCTCAGCGCTCAAATACAACCGCGAGGCCACCCTGGGCGACGCCGAATTCCATGCCCCCAACGCCGAATGGGGCGAGTCGGCGCCCACCTTCGAGCAGGTAACCGCCACCTTAGCCATCTTGGGCGATAACGCCGACATAGACGCCTTCCTCCAAGCCACCTACGCCAGCCACAACGACCTCACCGCCGCGGTCATCGCTGCCAAAGCCAAAGCGGTAGCCCACAAATTCATGGAGACCTTCTACTACGGCGATACCGCCGAGGACGAAAACGCCTTCGACGGCCTGGCAAAACTGGTGGATGCGGGGCAGGAGGTGAGCATGGGCACCAACGGGGCCAAACTCACCCTGGCCAAATTCGACGAAGCCCTCGACCTGGTGGCCCCTGGCCGACCGGACCTGATCTGCATGAGCAAGCGCACCTTGCGCGAACTCAAGACCCTGCGCCGAGCGGCAGGGGTCTCGGAGGAAGCCCACGTGAACGCCTTCGGCCGGCGCATCGAAACCTACGACGGCATCCCCATCGCCGCCGACGACTTCATCCTCAACACCGAGACCCAGGGCACATCCTCGGATTGCACCAGCATCTGGTTCATCCAGTTCGGGATGATGCGCGGGGTGATAGGTCTGGAGAACGGCGGCATCGTCCACGAGGACGTGGGCCCGATGGAGACCAAGGACGCCCGGCGACATCGCATCAAGTGGTACTGCGGCCTGGCGCTTTTCCGCAAGGCGGCCCTGGCCCGGCTCAAGGGCATCCGCCCGCTCTCATGA
- a CDS encoding MFS transporter, with product MKRMRWYDFITYNIYWLGLNMATGSLTPIILPFLVAQFVGEAVKGTALGALRSAGLLVAILVQPAAGLLSDRSTARWGRRRPYIFVGTVLDLIFLAIIGLAGNYWLLFAAVLLLQFSSNIAHGALQGIIPDLVPEDQRGRASGVKAMMELLPIILTAFTTARLVGAGKVWEAILVVMGSLLVTMLITMLAVREEPLRVGARHAEPLQPALVRIALLTLIFAVVTTVFGGLVGLVGRILAGWGVAQLVAVGLAGLVAMAGAIILGVWWSARVGIGEGAQKYPSFTWWVVNRLLYLAAVGSIQSFAQYFLQDVLHVPNAPAATGSLMMVVGIFTLLSALPSGWLSDKFGRKPLVALAGVVAAVGTFGLFFAHNMALVTVCGVIIGLSAGIFMTVNWALGTDLVPSAESGRYLGVSNLAGAGAGIVGAGIGGPMADFFNAYQKGLGYLVIFGIYGALFLLSAVILLRVRPGQKE from the coding sequence ATGAAACGAATGCGCTGGTACGACTTCATCACTTATAACATCTATTGGCTGGGCTTGAATATGGCCACCGGCAGCCTGACGCCCATCATCCTGCCCTTCCTGGTGGCGCAATTCGTGGGCGAGGCGGTGAAGGGCACCGCACTGGGCGCGCTGCGCTCGGCGGGGCTGCTCGTGGCCATCCTCGTCCAGCCGGCAGCCGGGCTGCTCAGCGACCGCAGCACGGCGCGCTGGGGCCGGAGGCGCCCCTATATCTTCGTCGGCACGGTGCTCGACCTGATCTTCCTGGCCATCATCGGGCTCGCCGGCAACTACTGGCTGCTCTTCGCCGCCGTGCTCCTGCTGCAATTCTCCTCCAACATTGCCCACGGCGCGCTGCAGGGCATCATCCCCGACCTGGTGCCCGAAGATCAGCGCGGGAGAGCCTCCGGGGTCAAGGCGATGATGGAACTATTGCCCATCATCCTGACCGCTTTCACCACTGCCCGGCTGGTGGGGGCGGGCAAAGTGTGGGAGGCCATCCTGGTGGTCATGGGCTCGCTGCTGGTGACTATGCTGATCACCATGCTGGCCGTGCGCGAAGAACCCCTGCGGGTAGGGGCTCGGCATGCCGAGCCCCTACAGCCTGCCCTGGTGCGGATCGCCTTGCTGACCCTCATCTTCGCCGTGGTAACCACGGTGTTCGGGGGTCTGGTGGGGCTGGTCGGCAGGATACTGGCGGGCTGGGGAGTGGCGCAACTGGTCGCTGTGGGGTTGGCGGGTCTTGTGGCCATGGCCGGGGCGATCATCCTGGGGGTGTGGTGGAGCGCGCGGGTGGGCATCGGCGAGGGTGCCCAGAAGTATCCCTCTTTCACCTGGTGGGTGGTCAATCGCCTGCTCTATCTGGCGGCGGTGGGATCCATCCAGAGTTTCGCCCAATATTTCCTGCAGGACGTGTTGCACGTGCCCAACGCTCCTGCCGCCACCGGCAGCCTGATGATGGTGGTGGGCATCTTCACCCTCCTGTCGGCTCTGCCCAGCGGATGGCTCTCGGACAAGTTCGGGCGCAAGCCACTGGTGGCCCTGGCGGGCGTGGTGGCGGCGGTGGGCACATTCGGGCTATTCTTCGCCCACAACATGGCGCTGGTAACCGTCTGCGGGGTGATCATCGGTCTCTCCGCCGGCATCTTCATGACCGTGAACTGGGCGCTGGGGACCGACCTGGTGCCCTCCGCCGAGTCGGGGCGGTATTTGGGTGTCTCCAACCTGGCCGGCGCTGGGGCGGGCATCGTCGGGGCGGGCATCGGCGGCCCTATGGCCGATTTCTTCAACGCTTACCAGAAGGGGCTGGGCTACCTGGTGATCTTCGGCATCTACGGGGCGCTGTTCCTGCTTTCGGCGGTGATCCTGCTTCGGGTGCGACCGGGCCAGAAAGAGTAG
- a CDS encoding ATP-dependent Clp protease ATP-binding subunit, whose protein sequence is MSEKEGAFRGLTFGAQQLVENAVQKRQEGKHAQMGVYHWLLALVERHGAMAEAMAQGLEAASLRRHLREQLQQGNVGKLLDQETVLRLASERAQTRCKAQAAERDLAAVILTAAGYTLTEQPGVTTPPPSLEPSAYRPRAAQPTPTLEQFGRDLTRAAQEGKLNPVVGRQEEIQLVIETLCRRTKRNPVLVGPAGVGKTAIVEGLAQRIVKGDVPEVLRGIRVLAVQPSTLVAGAHIVGELEKRVRALLDEARQEGIILFIDEVHTVIGVGGMVGTGDVASLLKPALARGDLACIAATTDDEYRRFIEPDTALERRFQPIRVQELTPEQTMEVLTTLSQEFTRLRGVQIHDEVLTWLVDFAQKFLRNRYFPDKAIDLLEQCVAYAVTQGKGTVERTDAETVAKRMVGMPLAVGAGLSALRAQLSERALLTEEDADTLLNRLEVTMRGVDVRPARPNAVVLLIGDATASSEALAETIAETLFGAADRVVAIDFGHFVHPADVTLLVGAPPGYVGYSDALPIHRVAQMPWCVVRCENIHLCHPQIREVLKQALADGFLTDGRGKRIYLSDTIVLLTAQSELKEQRALGFQRRQEMGAASIREIAEGLLGTEFVAQCDLVCAEVMTSDVARRRWLEKHFLSDLSDRYRKQGVHLRWAESLIDWLLTQQSAYASQRDWERLVDERLSPLLVPYLSSASEKEVTLRIVKGEGDTISVEPEERSD, encoded by the coding sequence ATGTCGGAGAAGGAGGGAGCATTCCGGGGCCTTACGTTCGGGGCGCAGCAACTGGTAGAGAACGCTGTGCAGAAGCGACAAGAGGGCAAGCACGCGCAAATGGGCGTGTATCACTGGCTGCTCGCTTTGGTGGAGCGACACGGGGCGATGGCGGAGGCGATGGCGCAGGGACTGGAGGCAGCATCGCTGCGGCGGCACCTGCGCGAACAGTTGCAGCAGGGCAACGTGGGCAAGTTGCTGGACCAGGAGACGGTGTTGCGCCTGGCCAGCGAACGAGCACAGACGCGGTGCAAAGCCCAGGCGGCCGAGCGTGATCTCGCGGCCGTCATCCTCACTGCCGCCGGCTACACGTTAACCGAGCAGCCAGGTGTTACCACCCCTCCCCCCAGCCTCGAACCCTCGGCTTACCGCCCCCGTGCTGCCCAACCCACGCCCACGTTAGAGCAGTTCGGACGTGACCTGACCCGCGCGGCCCAGGAAGGCAAATTGAACCCCGTGGTAGGGCGCCAGGAAGAGATCCAACTGGTCATCGAAACCCTCTGTCGGCGCACGAAGCGTAACCCCGTCCTCGTGGGGCCTGCGGGCGTTGGCAAAACGGCGATTGTGGAGGGGCTGGCGCAGCGGATTGTGAAGGGCGATGTGCCCGAGGTACTGCGCGGGATACGGGTGTTGGCAGTGCAGCCCTCCACTCTGGTTGCGGGAGCCCATATAGTAGGCGAGTTGGAGAAGCGAGTGAGGGCGCTGTTAGACGAAGCCCGCCAGGAAGGCATCATCCTGTTCATTGACGAGGTGCACACTGTGATCGGTGTCGGCGGGATGGTCGGCACCGGCGATGTGGCCAGCCTGCTGAAGCCGGCCCTGGCCCGCGGTGACCTGGCCTGTATCGCCGCCACCACCGATGATGAATACCGCCGCTTCATCGAACCCGACACCGCGTTGGAACGACGTTTCCAGCCCATACGGGTGCAGGAACTGACCCCTGAGCAGACGATGGAAGTGCTGACCACCCTAAGCCAGGAGTTCACCCGACTGCGCGGGGTTCAAATCCACGATGAGGTGCTGACGTGGTTGGTGGACTTCGCCCAGAAGTTCCTGCGCAACCGCTATTTCCCCGACAAAGCGATCGATCTGCTGGAACAGTGCGTGGCCTACGCCGTCACGCAGGGCAAGGGCACGGTGGAAAGGACGGACGCCGAGACGGTGGCGAAGCGGATGGTGGGGATGCCACTGGCAGTGGGGGCAGGATTAAGTGCACTGAGAGCGCAATTGTCCGAACGCGCCCTGCTGACGGAAGAGGATGCGGATACGCTTCTGAACCGGCTGGAGGTTACCATGCGGGGTGTGGACGTGCGCCCGGCCCGTCCGAACGCGGTGGTGCTGCTCATCGGGGACGCCACCGCGAGCAGCGAGGCGTTGGCGGAGACCATCGCCGAGACACTGTTCGGTGCGGCGGACCGCGTGGTAGCGATAGACTTCGGTCACTTCGTGCACCCCGCCGACGTGACCCTATTGGTTGGCGCGCCACCCGGCTACGTGGGCTACAGCGATGCATTGCCCATTCACCGCGTGGCGCAGATGCCGTGGTGTGTGGTGCGCTGTGAGAACATCCACCTCTGCCACCCCCAGATACGCGAAGTGCTCAAGCAGGCGCTTGCAGATGGCTTCCTGACCGACGGGCGCGGCAAGAGGATCTATCTGAGCGACACCATCGTGCTGCTGACTGCCCAGAGCGAATTGAAGGAGCAGCGCGCGCTCGGGTTCCAGCGGAGGCAAGAGATGGGCGCAGCGAGCATCCGCGAAATAGCCGAGGGGCTTCTGGGCACGGAGTTCGTCGCCCAGTGCGACCTGGTGTGCGCCGAAGTGATGACCTCGGACGTGGCACGGCGGCGCTGGCTGGAGAAACATTTCCTGTCCGATCTCTCGGACCGCTATCGCAAGCAAGGAGTGCATCTGCGCTGGGCGGAGAGCCTCATTGATTGGCTCTTGACTCAGCAGAGCGCCTATGCCAGTCAGCGCGACTGGGAGCGACTGGTGGATGAGCGACTCAGCCCTCTCCTCGTCCCGTACCTGTCATCTGCCAGCGAGAAGGAGGTGACATTGCGCATTGTCAAAGGCGAAGGGGATACTATTTCGGTGGAACCGGAAGAAAGGAGCGATTGA
- a CDS encoding tetratricopeptide repeat protein — protein sequence MTQQDRNYLKFTIALGRGLAYITKGKYGRAITEFTRAIQLQPNFLEAYINRAIAYVLKGDYQHAIADYDRATQLEPDNALIYVDRGSAYAHMGNYDRALADFAYAIQLEPDLAIAYHNRGLAYADMGDYDHAIADLNRVIKLRPDLASAYYNRGLVYADMGDCDRAIADFSRAIKLQPDFAKAYYNRGNAYLDKDSPDQAIADFSRVIQLQPDSAEAYYNRGLAYASKGDHDQAVADFSQAIRLQPDDPEAYYNRGDAYANLEDYDHAIADFTRAIKLQPGEADFYYSRAVAYVSKGNYHRAIADFNTIIKLHPELTARACLGRGLTYTAKGDYDSAIADLTQVIALQPDFVAEAYLARGISYMGNGDSDRALADFTQAIRIQPDDAVAYFNRGRVYVEKGDHAQAFADFNRAIQLQPDLPSAYFGRGLIYGLMGKEKKAAADFRKCLELTTDPVERGKVEELLRESGIEL from the coding sequence ATGACGCAACAGGATCGCAACTACCTCAAGTTTACCATAGCACTCGGCCGCGGTCTGGCCTATATTACCAAAGGCAAATACGGCCGTGCCATCACCGAATTCACCCGGGCCATCCAACTCCAACCCAACTTCCTGGAGGCATACATCAACCGCGCGATTGCCTACGTCCTCAAGGGCGACTACCAGCATGCCATCGCCGACTACGATCGAGCCACCCAACTAGAACCCGACAATGCCTTGATCTACGTCGACCGCGGGAGCGCCTATGCCCACATGGGCAACTACGATCGCGCCCTTGCCGATTTCGCCTATGCCATTCAACTCGAGCCTGACCTGGCCATCGCCTATCACAACCGCGGGCTCGCCTACGCCGACATGGGGGACTACGACCATGCCATCGCCGACCTCAACCGGGTCATCAAACTTCGGCCCGACTTGGCCAGCGCCTATTACAACCGCGGGCTCGTCTACGCCGATATGGGGGACTGCGACCGCGCTATCGCTGATTTCAGCCGCGCTATCAAACTCCAACCTGACTTCGCGAAAGCCTACTACAACCGAGGGAACGCCTACCTTGACAAAGACAGCCCCGACCAGGCCATCGCTGACTTCAGCCGCGTTATTCAACTCCAGCCTGACTCGGCCGAGGCCTATTACAACCGCGGGCTGGCCTATGCCAGCAAGGGTGACCACGACCAGGCCGTTGCCGATTTCAGCCAGGCTATCAGGCTCCAACCCGACGACCCCGAAGCATACTACAACCGCGGGGATGCTTACGCCAATCTGGAGGACTATGACCACGCTATCGCCGACTTCACCCGGGCCATCAAACTCCAGCCCGGAGAGGCCGATTTTTACTACAGCCGCGCAGTTGCTTATGTGAGCAAAGGGAACTACCATCGCGCCATCGCCGACTTCAACACCATCATAAAACTTCACCCTGAACTCACCGCTCGTGCCTGCCTTGGACGTGGGCTCACTTACACTGCCAAAGGTGATTATGACTCCGCTATCGCTGATCTCACCCAGGTAATTGCCCTCCAGCCGGACTTCGTGGCCGAGGCTTACCTTGCCCGTGGGATCTCCTATATGGGCAATGGTGACTCCGACCGCGCTCTCGCCGACTTCACCCAGGCCATCCGGATCCAGCCAGATGACGCCGTGGCTTACTTCAACCGTGGACGCGTCTATGTCGAAAAAGGTGACCACGCCCAGGCCTTCGCTGATTTCAACCGGGCCATCCAACTACAACCCGACCTGCCCTCCGCTTATTTTGGTCGTGGGCTTATCTATGGCCTGATGGGGAAGGAAAAGAAGGCCGCCGCGGATTTCCGGAAATGTCTGGAACTGACAACGGACCCCGTCGAGCGGGGGAAAGTGGAGGAATTGCTGAGAGAATCGGGAATTGAACTGTAG
- a CDS encoding YbjN domain-containing protein, with the protein MEFKTAAQKACYEKIGPWVKELFGAFSMARDDAPVFAVMSGSAIAYVSVAPWGEDDATITVRAYVVTGAEPTQDLMHYLLQKNDTMRFGAFGMDEDNDIFFEHTIVGSSCDKEELKASVMAVVMTADKFDDEIVARWGGQRAFDRMR; encoded by the coding sequence ATGGAATTCAAGACCGCAGCACAGAAAGCCTGCTACGAGAAAATCGGGCCATGGGTGAAAGAGTTGTTTGGGGCGTTCTCGATGGCGCGCGACGATGCACCCGTGTTCGCCGTTATGAGCGGCTCGGCGATCGCCTATGTGTCGGTGGCCCCGTGGGGCGAAGATGATGCTACCATCACCGTCCGGGCGTACGTGGTCACTGGCGCGGAACCGACGCAGGATTTGATGCACTATCTGCTACAGAAAAACGACACGATGCGCTTCGGCGCATTTGGAATGGACGAGGACAACGATATATTCTTCGAGCACACTATCGTTGGCTCCAGTTGCGACAAGGAGGAACTCAAGGCGTCGGTGATGGCGGTGGTGATGACTGCCGACAAGTTCGACGACGAGATCGTGGCTCGTTGGGGTGGTCAGCGCGCCTTCGACCGGATGCGGTAG
- a CDS encoding sugar phosphate isomerase/epimerase — MRFGIEMLQRSLMIEMAMPMLARQRAAEFAWPSIDAAVLVERIADLGFNLIELNTDLNVFFPDSFGLPTLRRLADLRESHGIGYTVHLPLWSLEPSTPVSWVRKGSLEALVDAVLRLGPLEPEVYVLHATGALAAEFYTMAAIPDSARPLVLSMFNRNAKESIEELLRRTKLPTRAIAIETIEFPLDLTLALAEELDLSICFDTGHVLAKFPGAVEFEEALRRSLPRLAEVHLHDAYYRPQPDGTFRRADHLPLGQGDLPLPFLLDTLRQAGFNGPVIFELTVQEAKQSLEVLRPLLGE, encoded by the coding sequence ATGCGCTTCGGAATCGAAATGCTACAACGATCGCTCATGATCGAGATGGCGATGCCGATGTTAGCCCGCCAGCGCGCCGCCGAATTCGCCTGGCCCTCCATAGACGCGGCGGTCCTGGTCGAGCGCATCGCCGACCTCGGCTTCAACCTCATCGAACTCAACACCGACCTGAACGTGTTCTTCCCCGATAGTTTCGGCCTGCCGACGCTGCGCCGCCTGGCAGACCTGCGGGAGTCACACGGCATCGGCTACACCGTCCATCTGCCGCTGTGGTCGCTGGAGCCGTCCACGCCGGTATCGTGGGTGCGCAAGGGGTCGCTGGAGGCGCTGGTGGACGCGGTGTTACGCCTGGGCCCCCTGGAGCCGGAGGTCTATGTCCTGCACGCCACCGGGGCGCTGGCGGCGGAGTTCTACACCATGGCTGCCATCCCCGATAGCGCCCGACCCCTGGTGCTTTCTATGTTCAACCGTAATGCCAAAGAAAGCATCGAGGAACTGCTCCGCCGGACGAAGTTGCCCACGCGGGCCATCGCCATCGAGACCATCGAGTTCCCCCTGGACCTGACCCTGGCCCTAGCGGAGGAACTGGACCTCTCCATCTGCTTCGACACCGGCCACGTCCTGGCCAAGTTCCCCGGCGCGGTGGAATTCGAGGAGGCGCTGCGGCGCTCGCTGCCGCGCCTGGCCGAGGTGCACCTGCACGACGCCTACTACCGCCCCCAACCCGATGGCACCTTCCGCCGGGCGGACCACCTGCCCCTGGGCCAGGGCGACCTACCGCTGCCCTTCCTCCTGGACACCCTACGCCAGGCCGGATTCAACGGTCCGGTGATCTTCGAACTCACCGTGCAGGAAGCGAAACAATCTCTGGAGGTCCTCCGCCCCTTGCTCGGCGAGTAG